In Trifolium pratense cultivar HEN17-A07 linkage group LG7, ARS_RC_1.1, whole genome shotgun sequence, a genomic segment contains:
- the LOC123899631 gene encoding DNA-directed RNA polymerases II, IV and V subunit 8B-like — translation MTELFFDDFFKVEGLNPYNEKYDKVSRIVARSEKHNMYMLLDVNTEIYPLNIGERFLLALSPSLVLNTKDGPVSIQEKFEYIMHGRLYDITSYGLSLSPPEVEVYASYGGLQMMLRGDPSHCVKFAVDQNLYLLIRKA, via the exons ATGACCGAACTTTTTTTCGATGACTTTTTTAAGGTTGAGGGTCTAAACCCATATAACGAAAAGTATGACAAGG TTTCTCGGATTGTTGCACGAAGTGAGAAGCATAACATGTACATGCTGCTAGATGTAAATACTGAGATTTATCCTTTAAACATAGGCGAAAGATTCTTGTTGGCTTTGTCTCCATCGCTTGTTTTAAATACTAAG GACGGCCCAGTTTCAATTCAAGAAAAGTTTGAATACATCATGCACGGAAGGTTATATGACATTACATCTTATGGTCTTTCATTATCTCCACCGGAAGT GGAAGTATATGCATCATATGGCGGACTTCAGATGATGCTGAGAGGGGATCCTTCCCACTGTGTCAAGTTTGCGGTAGATCAGAACTTGTATTTGCTTATTAGGAAAGCGTGA